In Synechococcus sp. PCC 6312, one genomic interval encodes:
- the ureE gene encoding urease accessory protein UreE, translating into MNLVAHTRLNPAPDQAPSLFLSLTATERTKSRHWFVTTTGERVFLQLPRGTVLRDGDLLQAEPEATVAEPPIAPILLGIQAQAEPVLTITAPTALELLQAAYHLGNRHVPLQIQPTYLRISPDPVLEKLLHQRGLTVELGSHPFQPELGAYHSGHDHHQP; encoded by the coding sequence ATGAACCTAGTTGCCCACACCCGCCTCAATCCTGCTCCAGACCAGGCCCCCAGTCTTTTTCTCTCCCTCACGGCCACAGAACGGACTAAATCGCGCCATTGGTTTGTCACGACCACTGGAGAGCGTGTTTTTCTGCAACTACCCCGTGGGACAGTTCTGCGCGATGGGGACTTACTCCAGGCCGAACCAGAGGCCACCGTTGCCGAACCCCCAATCGCACCGATCCTCCTTGGCATCCAGGCCCAGGCCGAACCCGTCTTAACCATCACTGCCCCCACTGCCCTGGAACTTCTCCAAGCGGCCTATCACCTCGGCAATCGTCATGTTCCCCTCCAAATTCAACCGACCTATTTACGGATTAGCCCCGACCCAGTCCTGGAAAAACTCCTCCACCAACGGGGCTTAACCGTTGAACTAGGATCCCATCCCTTTCAGCCTGAACTGGGGGCCTATCATTCTGGCCATGACCATCACCAGCCGTGA
- a CDS encoding energy-coupling factor transporter transmembrane protein EcfT, with protein MDLLRSLPLGLYLEQPVTWLHRLDPRLKLAWLMTFLLSPLMADSLWRLLLVGLLLLLTALARIPLRAFGRQLVWLVVVGSLILVITSFMPDGFALSYQPRQMTPETIPSTAYNYVLWSHPPLLPGQGPLQITRRSLELGIRLSTLLFTLIYGTSLYLLTTAPEEITAGLEALMLPLRACKVPVTEVALTLTLSLRFIPLVLEEIQNLGRSIRTRAIDWRKLGLGGAIKIWVMLAGRILENLLLRAEQVAGAMQVRGFTQASDYRNQWQALHWRGRDWLALAVMGLVLVGRVMLPNYLKLS; from the coding sequence ATGGATTTATTGCGCTCATTACCCTTAGGGCTATACCTCGAACAACCTGTGACCTGGCTGCATCGGCTGGATCCACGGCTCAAGCTGGCCTGGTTGATGACTTTTTTACTCTCGCCGCTAATGGCCGACTCCCTCTGGCGATTGCTCCTTGTGGGGCTACTGCTACTATTAACCGCCTTAGCGAGGATTCCGTTGCGGGCCTTTGGGCGACAGTTGGTTTGGTTAGTGGTGGTGGGGTCTTTAATTTTGGTGATTACCTCCTTCATGCCCGATGGTTTTGCCCTCAGTTACCAACCCCGGCAAATGACCCCGGAAACAATTCCCAGCACCGCCTACAACTATGTGCTTTGGAGTCATCCACCCCTCTTGCCTGGCCAAGGGCCGCTGCAAATTACTCGCCGCTCCCTAGAATTGGGGATTCGCCTGAGTACCCTCCTGTTCACTTTGATTTATGGGACGAGTCTCTATTTGCTGACGACTGCGCCTGAGGAAATTACTGCTGGCCTGGAAGCCCTGATGTTGCCCTTGCGAGCCTGCAAAGTTCCGGTGACAGAAGTTGCCCTAACCTTGACCCTATCCTTACGATTCATTCCCTTGGTCTTAGAAGAGATTCAAAACCTCGGGCGTTCCATCCGCACAAGGGCGATTGATTGGCGCAAACTGGGTCTGGGGGGAGCGATTAAAATCTGGGTGATGCTGGCCGGGCGGATTTTAGAGAATTTATTATTACGGGCAGAACAAGTGGCGGGGGCGATGCAGGTGCGGGGTTTTACCCAGGCCAGTGACTATCGCAATCAATGGCAGGCTCTCCACTGGCGGGGGCGGGACTGGTTAGCGTTGGCCGTCATGGGCCTGGTCTTGGTCGGGCGAGTTATGTTACCCAATTATCTAAAGTTGAGTTAA
- a CDS encoding anthranilate synthase component I translates to MADQLLWQNLPLEGRTSSEIFGRLFLDQAIAVLLESPHDSDQAQARYSICAGNPKPGQVWIPELGQILPCLEHLFATTTSEPPDDSRAHLPFIGGWLGWLGYDLAWEIEQLPYTRPDSLPLPIAFWYEPACFAVLDHHQDQLWLAAGDSERLEELMHRLRPGACDQLGELSHSSCPRPNLTPPQLTLNQTDYEARVNQAKQYIHAGDIFQANLSLRFQVTGHIQAWSVYRQLQKINPSPFSCYVQTPWGHIVSCSPERLVQVHHQQVQTRPIAGTRPRGQDAQSDAQLGQELLSNAKERAEHIMLVDLERNDLGRVCQWGTVDVDELLVLETYSHVIHLVSNIRGLLKPGIGGLDVIKALFPGGTITGCPKVRCLEIIEELEPVRRNLFYGSCGYIDRRGHLDLNILIRTLLVNADQTQAWGQIGAGIVADSDPRREWSESLQKAQALFQALKTST, encoded by the coding sequence GTGGCTGATCAACTACTTTGGCAAAATTTACCTTTAGAAGGGCGCACTAGCTCCGAAATATTTGGACGACTTTTTTTAGACCAGGCCATTGCGGTTTTACTCGAAAGTCCTCACGATAGCGACCAAGCCCAGGCCCGCTACTCCATTTGTGCTGGCAATCCCAAACCCGGCCAGGTCTGGATTCCTGAACTTGGGCAAATTCTCCCCTGTTTAGAACATCTTTTTGCCACTACAACCTCAGAACCCCCTGATGATTCAAGAGCGCATTTACCGTTTATTGGCGGCTGGCTAGGCTGGTTGGGCTACGACTTGGCCTGGGAAATTGAACAACTCCCCTACACCCGACCCGACTCTCTCCCCCTACCCATCGCCTTTTGGTATGAACCCGCCTGTTTCGCTGTTTTGGATCATCATCAGGATCAATTATGGTTAGCGGCTGGTGATTCAGAACGCTTAGAGGAGTTAATGCACCGATTACGACCTGGAGCTTGTGATCAGTTGGGAGAATTAAGCCATTCTTCTTGTCCCAGGCCAAATTTAACGCCGCCCCAACTCACCTTGAACCAAACAGACTATGAGGCCCGCGTCAACCAGGCCAAGCAATATATCCACGCTGGCGATATTTTCCAGGCCAACCTCTCCTTACGCTTTCAAGTCACGGGACACATCCAGGCCTGGTCTGTCTATCGGCAACTCCAAAAAATTAACCCATCTCCCTTTAGTTGCTATGTCCAAACCCCTTGGGGCCATATTGTCAGTTGCTCCCCGGAACGCCTGGTTCAAGTCCACCATCAACAGGTGCAAACCCGACCGATTGCTGGAACGAGACCGCGGGGCCAAGATGCTCAGAGTGATGCCCAACTCGGCCAAGAACTCCTCAGTAATGCCAAGGAGCGCGCCGAACACATCATGCTAGTGGATTTAGAACGGAATGATCTGGGCCGGGTCTGTCAGTGGGGAACGGTGGACGTGGATGAACTCTTGGTTTTGGAAACCTATAGCCATGTGATTCATTTGGTCAGCAATATCCGGGGCCTCTTAAAACCTGGAATTGGGGGCCTGGATGTGATTAAAGCCCTGTTTCCAGGGGGGACAATTACCGGCTGTCCAAAAGTCCGCTGCTTAGAAATTATTGAAGAATTGGAACCGGTGCGGCGAAATTTATTTTATGGCTCCTGTGGCTATATTGATCGGCGGGGCCATTTGGATTTGAATATTCTCATTCGGACTTTATTGGTGAATGCTGATCAAACCCAGGCCTGGGGCCAAATTGGGGCGGGTATTGTGGCCGATAGTGATCCCAGGCGGGAATGGTCTGAATCGTTGCAAAAAGCCCAAGCGCTCTTCCAGGCCTTAAAGACTTCAACCTGA
- a CDS encoding NYN domain-containing protein, whose translation MITPEQGVIYTPEQVLENRGRVAIFIDGSNLFYAALQLGIEIDYSKLLCRLTAGSRLFRAFFYTGVDSTNEKQQGFLLWMRRNGYRVVSKELVQLPDGSKKANLDVEIAVDMMSLVGCYDTAILVSGDGDLAYAVDAISYRGARVEVVSLRSMTSDTLINVSDRYIDLDTIREDIQKAPRPAYTYRPLSGVTTPDVVSEPWLSPKRPEDMETP comes from the coding sequence ATGATTACACCAGAGCAAGGGGTCATTTACACTCCTGAGCAGGTTCTCGAGAATCGCGGTCGAGTAGCCATTTTCATTGATGGTTCTAATTTATTTTATGCGGCCCTGCAACTTGGAATTGAGATTGACTATTCCAAACTTCTCTGTCGCTTAACAGCGGGGTCGCGGCTGTTTCGGGCCTTCTTCTACACTGGGGTTGACTCCACCAACGAAAAACAACAGGGGTTTCTCCTCTGGATGCGGCGCAATGGCTATCGGGTCGTTTCTAAGGAACTGGTGCAGTTACCAGACGGCTCCAAAAAAGCCAACCTGGACGTGGAAATTGCCGTCGATATGATGTCCCTAGTCGGTTGCTACGATACGGCGATCTTAGTGAGTGGGGATGGGGATTTAGCCTATGCCGTAGATGCCATTAGCTATCGAGGAGCGCGGGTCGAGGTTGTCAGTTTGCGCTCAATGACTAGCGATACCCTGATTAATGTTTCCGATCGCTACATTGATCTCGATACAATTCGGGAGGACATTCAAAAAGCCCCCCGCCCGGCCTATACCTATCGTCCCCTCTCTGGAGTGACCACCCCTGATGTTGTTTCGGAACCTTGGTTATCTCCCAAACGCCCGGAAGACATGGAAACACCCTAA
- a CDS encoding nucleotidyltransferase family protein produces MPMGSLLATVQAQREEILAIAARHGAFNVRLFGSVVKGEDTDESDIDFLVDYDVNRITPWFPGGLLMDLEDLLERRVDVLTESGMSPLIKENVLAEARPL; encoded by the coding sequence ATGCCGATGGGATCACTACTTGCAACAGTCCAAGCCCAGCGAGAGGAAATTTTAGCGATTGCAGCGCGGCATGGGGCGTTTAATGTCCGTTTGTTTGGCTCGGTGGTCAAGGGTGAAGATACGGATGAAAGTGACATTGATTTTTTAGTTGATTATGATGTGAACCGAATCACGCCTTGGTTTCCAGGTGGTCTGTTGATGGATTTAGAGGATTTGCTGGAGCGGCGGGTAGATGTTCTGACAGAGAGTGGAATGAGTCCACTTATTAAAGAGAACGTCTTAGCTGAAGCCCGCCCATTGTGA
- a CDS encoding DUF86 domain-containing protein, translated as MSTKNDRVYLCHILDCIELLRVYTQAGHDEFMHNVLVQDGVIRRLQVMAESTQRLSSELKAQAPKVIQVRP; from the coding sequence GTGAGCACAAAGAATGATCGGGTGTATTTATGCCACATTCTGGACTGTATTGAGCTACTCCGAGTCTATACTCAGGCTGGCCATGATGAGTTTATGCACAATGTGTTGGTTCAGGATGGGGTGATCCGTAGGCTACAGGTGATGGCAGAATCTACACAGCGATTAAGTTCTGAATTAAAAGCACAAGCCCCAAAGGTTATCCAAGTTAGACCCTGA
- the serS gene encoding serine--tRNA ligase produces MIDLKQLRENPTAIEAKLSSRGTYDLQAPLDLDAQIRQLEHQRSQLQARSNAIGAEVGQKIKTGTDPQAPELQNLRQEASDIKRQLSELEPQERQLRADLDALLLMIPNLPSPTTPIGKDETENVEIRRWGDDLKPTHAVINHWDWGEQRGLLDVQRSVKVAQSRFITLIGAAAALERALIQFMLSRHTQNGYVEVLPPFLINSDSLTGTGQLPKFAEESFKCAEDDLWLTPTAEVPVTNLYRDEILAAETLPIYHCAYTPCFRREAGSYGRDTRGLIRLHQFNKVELVKLVTPETSIAEHQALVKDATGILEALELPYRVMELCTGDLGFSASKCYDLEVWLPSAGCYREISSCSNFGDFQARRAKIRYKEAGKKGTNFVHTLNGSGLAVGRTMAALLENHQQPNGSVKIPSALQPFLGQAFL; encoded by the coding sequence GTGATTGATCTCAAGCAATTGCGGGAAAACCCGACAGCCATAGAAGCCAAACTCAGTAGCCGAGGTACCTATGATCTCCAGGCCCCTTTAGACCTAGATGCCCAAATCCGGCAACTGGAACACCAACGCTCCCAACTCCAGGCCCGGAGTAATGCCATTGGGGCCGAAGTCGGTCAAAAAATTAAAACAGGCACAGACCCCCAGGCCCCGGAACTGCAAAACCTCCGTCAAGAAGCCAGCGACATTAAACGCCAACTCAGCGAACTAGAACCCCAAGAGCGGCAACTGCGGGCGGATCTTGATGCTTTATTATTAATGATTCCTAACTTACCCAGTCCAACTACGCCAATCGGGAAAGATGAAACCGAAAATGTCGAGATTCGCCGTTGGGGGGATGACCTCAAACCGACCCATGCTGTGATTAATCATTGGGATTGGGGGGAACAGCGTGGCCTGCTGGATGTGCAACGCTCGGTTAAAGTTGCCCAAAGCCGCTTCATTACCTTGATTGGAGCCGCCGCCGCCCTAGAACGCGCGTTGATTCAATTTATGCTCAGTCGGCATACCCAAAACGGTTATGTGGAAGTTCTGCCGCCGTTTTTAATCAACAGTGACTCCCTCACGGGCACGGGGCAACTGCCAAAATTTGCCGAAGAAAGCTTTAAGTGTGCTGAGGATGATCTCTGGTTGACCCCCACGGCCGAAGTTCCCGTGACAAATTTATATCGAGATGAGATTTTGGCGGCTGAGACTTTACCGATTTACCACTGTGCCTATACCCCTTGTTTTCGGCGGGAAGCGGGCAGTTATGGGCGGGATACGCGGGGGCTGATTCGCCTGCATCAATTTAATAAGGTGGAATTGGTTAAGCTTGTGACCCCCGAAACTTCTATAGCCGAGCATCAGGCCTTGGTTAAGGATGCCACGGGGATTCTAGAAGCACTTGAATTGCCTTATCGAGTCATGGAACTTTGTACGGGCGATTTAGGTTTTTCTGCTAGTAAATGCTATGACCTAGAAGTTTGGCTCCCCTCGGCGGGATGTTATCGGGAAATTTCCAGTTGTTCTAATTTTGGCGATTTCCAGGCCCGGCGGGCAAAAATCCGTTACAAGGAAGCGGGGAAAAAAGGCACAAACTTTGTCCATACCCTCAATGGCTCTGGCCTGGCGGTGGGACGGACTATGGCTGCACTTTTGGAAAATCATCAACAACCCAACGGCTCTGTGAAAATTCCTTCAGCCCTGCAACCCTTTTTGGGCCAAGCCTTTCTTTAG
- a CDS encoding DUF4278 domain-containing protein — protein MKLTYRGIPYDRPDNQVTTTPGDVMGKYRGAAWIERIVTSPLKSVPAQTLCWRGVVYNTDGSAVQPAEVLAPALPTPVKVQHQGVNLGDAHRQWILKSLEHRMEVARNRGDQGLVQMLEDEWKQFA, from the coding sequence ATGAAACTGACTTATCGTGGTATTCCCTATGATCGTCCAGACAACCAAGTAACAACTACCCCTGGGGATGTCATGGGCAAGTATCGGGGTGCGGCCTGGATTGAGCGGATAGTGACTTCTCCTTTGAAATCAGTTCCTGCCCAGACGCTTTGCTGGCGAGGTGTTGTTTACAATACCGATGGTTCTGCTGTTCAGCCCGCTGAAGTTCTGGCTCCGGCACTCCCGACCCCGGTTAAAGTTCAACATCAAGGGGTCAATCTAGGCGATGCTCATCGGCAATGGATCCTCAAGAGCCTAGAACACCGGATGGAAGTAGCTCGGAATCGGGGTGATCAAGGCCTTGTCCAAATGCTCGAAGACGAGTGGAAACAATTTGCCTAA
- a CDS encoding NAD(P)/FAD-dependent oxidoreductase has translation MSETLHHVVIVGGGFAGLYAAKSLGQAPVKVTLIDKRNFHLFQPLLYQVATGSVSPANISSPLRAILNRYKNVQVLLEEVTGFDPQTQTIKTKGREIPYDSLVVATGVSHHYFGNDHWQQTAPGLKTVEDALEIRRRIFMAFEAAEKEMDPVKRQAWLTFVIVGGGPTGVELAGAIAELAFATLKQDFRNIDTRETKILLLEGLDRILPPYPADLSAKAEASLSKLGVTVKTRTLVTNITDNIVTTKHGEEVEKIAAHTILWAAGVKASGLGRVLAESTGASLDRVGRVIVEPDLSLPNYPNIYVIGDLANYAHQNGNPLPGIAPVAIQEGEYLAKLIRAKVKGEPLPTFNYDDAGSLAVIGQNEAVVNLWGWKFSGPLAWLIWVFAHIYYLIEFDHKLVVMTQWAWSYFTRNRGARLITGEDGRVNQDMEPLAAIPEQVGKA, from the coding sequence ATGAGCGAAACGTTACATCATGTGGTCATTGTTGGAGGTGGGTTTGCCGGGTTATATGCAGCCAAATCCCTCGGCCAGGCCCCGGTGAAAGTCACTCTGATTGACAAACGCAATTTCCACCTCTTTCAACCCCTCCTCTATCAAGTGGCCACGGGTAGTGTCTCTCCAGCGAATATTTCCTCTCCGTTACGGGCCATTCTCAACCGCTACAAAAATGTTCAGGTGCTCCTCGAAGAAGTGACGGGCTTTGATCCCCAGACTCAGACCATCAAAACCAAAGGCCGAGAAATTCCCTATGACAGCTTGGTCGTAGCTACGGGGGTGAGTCATCATTACTTTGGCAATGATCATTGGCAACAAACGGCCCCAGGCCTGAAAACCGTGGAAGATGCCCTAGAAATCCGCCGCCGAATTTTTATGGCTTTTGAAGCTGCCGAAAAAGAAATGGATCCGGTCAAACGCCAGGCCTGGTTAACCTTTGTCATTGTTGGCGGCGGCCCCACAGGTGTTGAATTAGCCGGAGCCATCGCCGAACTGGCCTTTGCGACCCTGAAACAGGACTTTCGGAATATTGACACTCGCGAAACCAAGATTTTACTGCTGGAGGGCCTAGATCGGATTTTGCCCCCTTACCCCGCAGACCTCTCTGCTAAAGCCGAAGCCTCCCTCAGTAAATTAGGTGTAACGGTCAAAACCCGCACCCTGGTTACGAACATTACCGATAACATCGTCACCACTAAACATGGGGAAGAAGTCGAGAAAATTGCCGCACATACAATCCTCTGGGCCGCCGGTGTGAAAGCCTCTGGATTAGGCCGGGTTTTAGCCGAATCAACGGGAGCCAGTTTAGACCGTGTGGGCCGGGTGATTGTCGAGCCGGATTTGAGCTTACCCAACTATCCCAATATTTATGTGATTGGGGACTTGGCCAATTATGCCCACCAAAACGGTAATCCTCTCCCCGGCATTGCCCCCGTTGCTATTCAAGAAGGGGAATATCTTGCTAAACTCATTAGGGCCAAAGTCAAAGGCGAACCCCTCCCCACCTTCAACTATGACGATGCCGGTAGCTTGGCGGTGATTGGGCAAAATGAAGCGGTGGTCAACCTTTGGGGCTGGAAGTTTTCGGGGCCATTGGCCTGGTTGATTTGGGTCTTTGCCCACATTTATTACCTAATTGAATTTGATCATAAGTTAGTCGTCATGACCCAATGGGCCTGGAGCTATTTCACCCGCAATCGGGGTGCACGGCTGATTACTGGGGAAGATGGGCGGGTTAATCAAGACATGGAACCACTGGCAGCTATCCCAGAGCAAGTGGGCAAAGCCTGA
- the metG gene encoding methionine--tRNA ligase: protein MSAGPTRFALTTPLYYVNDLPHIGSAYTTIAADVLARFYRLQGTEVLLITGTDEHGQKIQRTAEKLDRSPQAHCDQIAAGFQDLWQKLDIHYDRFSRTTDPRHTQIVEEFFQRVWAKGDIYLGQQQGWYCVDCEEFKEERDLLPNKHCPIHINRPVEWRDERNYFFRLSHYQDALLAHYQACPDFIQPTSRRNEVLSFVGRGLQDFSISRVNMNWGFPIPVDPSHTIYVWFDALLGYVTALLEPDQAPTLENALAKWWPINLHLIGKDILRFHAVYWPAMLMSAGFPLPHRVFGHGFLTKDGQKMGKSLGNTLNPYELIANFGADAVRYYFMKEIEFGRDGDYAETRFINTVNADLANDLGNLLNRTLKMAGKYCQAKVPEINVVSLSPEHPLVIWGKTAGETVNNAYGDLNFTLVCQTALNLARTGNKYLDDQAPWSLYKKGALEQVAEILYTVLEAVRLAAYLLAPIIPNTASKIYQQLGYSIDFNHPETLHYLESHQTWGILRPGQALAPPEPVFQKLVAPETPAA from the coding sequence ATGTCTGCTGGCCCCACTCGATTTGCCCTGACTACCCCCCTGTATTACGTCAACGATCTCCCCCACATTGGTAGTGCCTATACCACCATTGCCGCCGATGTTCTAGCCCGGTTTTATCGCTTACAGGGGACCGAGGTTCTGTTGATTACGGGCACCGATGAACATGGGCAAAAAATTCAACGGACTGCCGAGAAATTAGACCGTTCTCCCCAGGCCCATTGTGATCAAATTGCCGCTGGCTTCCAAGATTTATGGCAAAAATTGGATATTCATTACGACCGTTTTAGCCGCACCACAGATCCTCGTCATACCCAAATTGTCGAAGAATTTTTTCAGCGAGTTTGGGCCAAGGGGGATATTTACCTAGGGCAGCAACAGGGCTGGTATTGCGTAGATTGCGAGGAGTTTAAGGAAGAACGGGATTTACTACCCAATAAACATTGTCCGATCCATATCAACCGGCCAGTGGAATGGCGAGATGAGCGCAACTACTTCTTTCGACTGTCTCACTATCAGGATGCCCTCTTGGCCCACTACCAGGCCTGCCCTGACTTTATCCAACCCACCAGCCGCCGCAATGAAGTTCTCAGCTTTGTGGGAAGGGGACTCCAGGATTTTTCAATTTCTCGGGTGAATATGAACTGGGGCTTTCCGATTCCGGTTGATCCCAGCCATACCATTTACGTCTGGTTTGATGCCCTCTTGGGATATGTCACCGCTCTCTTAGAACCCGACCAGGCCCCGACTCTCGAAAATGCTCTAGCTAAATGGTGGCCGATTAATCTGCACTTAATTGGCAAAGATATTCTCCGGTTTCATGCAGTTTACTGGCCAGCGATGTTGATGTCTGCTGGATTTCCCCTCCCACACCGGGTCTTTGGCCATGGCTTTTTGACGAAAGACGGGCAGAAGATGGGGAAAAGTTTGGGGAATACCCTGAATCCCTATGAGCTGATTGCGAACTTTGGAGCCGATGCTGTCCGGTATTACTTCATGAAAGAGATTGAGTTTGGCCGGGATGGGGACTACGCCGAAACGCGATTTATCAATACTGTCAATGCCGATTTAGCCAATGATCTGGGAAATCTTTTGAATCGCACCTTGAAAATGGCCGGAAAATACTGCCAGGCCAAGGTTCCAGAGATCAATGTGGTCAGCCTCAGTCCTGAACATCCACTAGTCATCTGGGGTAAAACGGCAGGAGAAACAGTGAACAATGCCTATGGAGACTTAAACTTCACCTTAGTGTGTCAAACCGCCTTGAACTTGGCCCGCACAGGGAATAAATACCTGGATGATCAGGCCCCTTGGAGCTTATATAAAAAAGGTGCGCTAGAACAAGTTGCGGAAATCCTCTATACCGTTCTAGAGGCGGTACGATTGGCAGCCTATCTACTCGCCCCGATTATTCCCAATACAGCCAGCAAAATCTATCAACAACTGGGATATAGCATAGATTTTAATCACCCAGAAACATTGCACTATTTAGAGTCTCATCAAACCTGGGGTATCCTCCGGCCTGGACAAGCCCTCGCCCCACCGGAGCCTGTGTTTCAGAAATTAGTCGCCCCAGAAACCCCAGCAGCCTAA
- the lptC gene encoding LPS export ABC transporter periplasmic protein LptC, protein MLFRNLGYLPNARKTWKHPKKAGGHPYAAKSVIFSVLLVTGLVGAMGGCHWGQTTSTADSPIEAEVEGGVNFRNLVLRQTNPKGELLWKIQAETATYSPDRKVAHLKNVKGELLDAGRPVYQLTTPQAQVQQQQTQLILNGPVRVQDLRNKVVLVGREFIWQPNQNQLLARQNPQIRYPKITLTAKEITANSKTQQVRAQQNVQVVSQRPDFQDLQLTAHILLWNVKEAQLIAGSLTNRKLRGVEVKRIKGPNAGERAIGGELAWNLTEKVLTLREQAQVHLVNPDVQVAGSALMWRVEQQEISSNEPLQIFSPSQTLTAQAQAGRMDLAQERVELRGQVQLNRSRNPAQLNADQLTWFLPTQKINALGRVFYQQQTPFLRVKGTEAVGWLDKQEVIVSGRVQTQVIPVQ, encoded by the coding sequence ATGTTGTTTCGGAACCTTGGTTATCTCCCAAACGCCCGGAAGACATGGAAACACCCTAAAAAGGCTGGTGGCCATCCCTATGCTGCTAAGTCCGTCATCTTTTCTGTGCTCTTGGTGACTGGCCTGGTGGGAGCAATGGGGGGCTGTCATTGGGGCCAAACTACCTCCACCGCAGATTCTCCCATTGAGGCCGAGGTTGAAGGGGGGGTCAATTTTCGGAATCTTGTCCTGCGCCAAACCAATCCCAAGGGGGAACTCCTTTGGAAAATTCAAGCGGAAACGGCCACCTATAGCCCGGATCGAAAAGTTGCCCACCTTAAAAATGTCAAAGGAGAACTTTTAGATGCAGGCCGACCTGTTTATCAACTCACCACTCCCCAGGCCCAGGTACAGCAACAGCAAACCCAACTGATTCTCAATGGGCCGGTGAGGGTGCAGGACTTACGCAATAAAGTAGTCTTAGTCGGCCGAGAATTTATTTGGCAGCCCAATCAAAACCAACTCCTGGCCCGCCAAAATCCCCAGATCCGCTATCCGAAAATTACCCTCACGGCCAAAGAGATCACCGCCAATAGTAAAACCCAGCAGGTGCGGGCCCAACAGAATGTCCAAGTGGTATCCCAACGTCCAGATTTCCAAGACTTGCAACTGACGGCCCATATCCTTTTGTGGAATGTGAAAGAAGCCCAACTGATCGCCGGTTCCCTGACTAATCGAAAACTGCGGGGGGTAGAAGTCAAACGGATCAAGGGGCCCAATGCCGGAGAACGAGCTATCGGTGGGGAACTGGCCTGGAACTTAACCGAGAAAGTCCTCACCTTACGGGAGCAGGCCCAAGTTCATCTCGTTAATCCCGATGTCCAGGTGGCTGGGAGTGCCTTAATGTGGCGGGTTGAGCAGCAAGAAATTTCTAGTAATGAGCCGCTCCAGATTTTTAGCCCCAGTCAAACCCTGACCGCCCAGGCCCAGGCTGGCCGAATGGATCTGGCTCAAGAGCGCGTTGAGTTACGGGGGCAAGTCCAACTCAATCGATCCCGGAATCCCGCCCAACTCAATGCTGATCAACTGACTTGGTTCCTGCCCACTCAGAAAATTAACGCCCTGGGTCGTGTTTTTTATCAGCAACAGACCCCATTTCTGCGGGTCAAAGGGACTGAGGCGGTGGGTTGGTTAGATAAACAAGAGGTGATTGTCTCCGGGCGAGTTCAAACTCAGGTGATTCCGGTGCAGTGA